One Kitasatospora sp. MAP12-44 DNA segment encodes these proteins:
- a CDS encoding polymorphic toxin-type HINT domain-containing protein, translated as MFVVMMATLTAPSAAALGAKSTDKVWDPPNTPLGAQTKAVKGKNLKLAPIKPPAYPVPKPWVPQASNLQAGTATIVVGSGSAEAQAARAATGGASPAAGGDQPVRAGNLPVALAASSPSDPTRSLRVDVSDAAKGKAAGVPTPLVTLTDPAATSGSVKVALDLKALAGQNWDDRARLVALPACALTTPDAADCRKQTPVASTVDPASGTLTADVALPAAGSTAVSRSGASSTVKASLVQASSMSASMVLAAVPSSSGSGGNYGATSLSPSSDWSSGSNAGNFTYSYPIQVPPPLGGLAPSIDLSYDSSSVDGRNSAQNSQSSWIGDGWDYQPGFIERSYKSCSKDGITSSGDMCWGGQNATISLQGHSGTLVHDDATGVWHLQGDDGSKVEQLTGAPNGLPTGEYWRVTTGDGTQYYFGQNHLPGGDGTDPASNSAWSEPVYSPNSGDPCNSAATGQASWCTMGWRWNLDYVVDVHQDLISYAYGTESNQYNRGGGQNSGSGTMTSYVRGGYLKQIAYGQRLPEQVAAHGSLQAADLVNFGTAERCLPSGSITCTDAQRTTANANYWPDVPLDQVCDGTTTCTNYSPSFFTTKRLTSISTQVLVGSSYSSPPVDSWALSQSLRDPGDGTKASLWLDSVVRTGATGGTAVSLPAVTFTPVELANRVDGLVPAAPQFNRPRIQQITTETGGQINVIYSSPACSRVNGIMPSSEDGNTRACMPVKWYLPGSSSTTPVNDWFNKYLVTAVTEQDAVTGSLIKSTNYTYNGDAAWHRNDAEFTDSATRTWDNFRGYSSVTTTTGSAYPGEAPKTQQTITYLRGMDGDYKADGSQRSVSVTSPLGPVVTDSDWLAGSQLATQNYSQAGGQLQSMTGTTSNGQQTTATHAQSGGMPPLVARYPASQATTISKSLLADGTWRTTTTSYTSDPAHGGRPVQTDDLGDGTAATPEICTTSSYATSSNPMLLTTVLSEKKAVTGPCGTTATAANTVSDTRTLYDGQQFGQAGALGEATSAQVLDHYDTSGNPVYANTGSTTFDVYGRAQSTGTTDGSTYAASGAQLTGATTPVATTSTAYTPATGAIPTSVKTTGPLGWISTVTQDPGRSLPLTATDPNGRVTTEQYDGLGRLAAVWTPDRATNLSASIAYTYAINGTTAPSVVTTRTLRETLPGSTDFSWKTELYDGLGRLKQTQTTLPTGGAGRLISDTAYDSHGWAIKTSAPYYDPTTLPNGTIFSAQDSQIPSQTWISYDGMGRVTSSAFMSFAQPQWSTTTAYPGADRTDVTPPQGATPTSTVTDARGQTTALWQYRTPTATGHSTDADVTNYTYTPAGQPATRTDTSGNTWSYSYDQRGRQTSATDPDTGTSQTFYNADSQVDHTTDAKGNTLAYSYDLLGRKTAMYNGSVAPANQLAGWTYDTLADGQLTSSTRYVGGASGQAYTEATTGYDTAYRPLGTSVTIPASEGALTGTYTTTNTYNPVLGTLAKTTLPALGGLPAETVGYHYTTTGSMIFSAGNDYLVTRVLYDAYGNPIRTTLGGPGAQVVSTQQYDDATGRVVNSWIDRQSGTVSVDQTGYTYNPAGQITSASDRQDSSATDTQCYTYDYLGRLTNAWTDTGTITTKPAGAWTDTSGAGQGTGTPASVPGIGSCTNATGPAKTAGATSVGGPAPYWQSYGYDASGNRTSLTQHDITGNTANDTTTTQAFATTPNTATAAPNTGGGTGGPHALLSTTTTGPAGTTASSYQYDQLGNTTAVTSTSGTTSLTWNGEDQLASVSTTGQAGSTSYLYDADGNQLIRRDPGKTTLNLGADELTLDTASGSMSDVRYYSSPGGVTITRVTAATGGGSLVYQAADPHGTNGVQITTGTTQTVTRRPTDPFGNPRGTQPAPNTWSGDKGFVGGTQDPVTGLTNLGAREYDPVHGRFLNPDPLLDTSDPQQWNGYAYSGNDPVSSSDPTGRMRQLDYYGDNVDNEPACTACLTDPTPDTHTPIPDTSGFGKPANTTTGNGSGSGGNSKPKKKSTFLGNPVSWAWDHKADIAETLNFVAVYSSCMSTAGLGSVESFGATAVAGIAGCGALAGLAGSAAHNLADSKGPQESNLAGAVNGAYGAVVAAGAGVALKPILGKVADSLASCSNSFPAGTPVLLADGTTKPINKVTEGDKVAASDPQTGSSAAEPVTHTITTPDDQEFTDLTLLTAPDGKPTVLTSTQHHPLWDVTTGRWTNASDVHPGDQLHTANGTTVTVQAIRNYHTEPRTAYNLTVAQLHTYYVLAGTTPVLVHNSCGPVANNKPGDLALEMMEADFAGVTPMTAGTPEFAQATSGGGRFLWAVGEDGALHVIPDAPGLHHTVMTGGNSVIGAGQVTITSRGVVSSIDNMTGHYTPCPECAAKFLQQGVSAFEQAGIRVPLSAIKDYGGRAP; from the coding sequence GTGTTCGTCGTCATGATGGCGACGCTGACCGCACCGTCCGCCGCCGCTCTCGGTGCCAAGTCCACTGACAAGGTCTGGGATCCGCCCAACACGCCGCTCGGCGCACAGACCAAGGCCGTCAAGGGCAAGAACCTCAAGCTCGCGCCCATCAAGCCGCCGGCCTACCCGGTCCCGAAGCCCTGGGTTCCGCAGGCCTCGAACCTCCAGGCGGGCACCGCGACCATCGTCGTGGGGTCCGGCTCCGCCGAAGCCCAGGCGGCACGTGCGGCCACCGGCGGGGCCTCCCCGGCCGCGGGCGGCGATCAACCGGTCCGTGCCGGGAACCTGCCGGTCGCTCTGGCGGCATCCAGCCCGTCAGACCCCACCCGCAGCCTGCGAGTCGACGTCTCCGACGCCGCCAAGGGAAAGGCCGCCGGCGTTCCGACACCGCTGGTGACGCTCACCGACCCCGCCGCGACGAGTGGCAGCGTCAAGGTCGCGCTTGACCTCAAGGCCCTGGCCGGACAGAACTGGGACGACCGAGCCCGGTTGGTAGCCCTGCCGGCCTGCGCACTGACCACACCTGATGCCGCCGACTGCCGCAAGCAGACCCCGGTCGCCTCTACCGTGGACCCGGCCTCTGGCACCCTCACCGCCGATGTCGCACTCCCAGCGGCCGGATCCACCGCCGTTTCACGTAGTGGTGCGAGCAGCACCGTGAAGGCATCGCTGGTACAGGCGTCCAGCATGTCGGCGTCGATGGTGCTGGCCGCCGTCCCGTCATCCTCGGGATCCGGTGGCAACTACGGTGCCACTTCGCTGAGTCCATCCAGTGACTGGAGCTCGGGCTCCAACGCGGGCAACTTCACCTACTCCTATCCGATCCAGGTCCCGCCGCCGCTTGGCGGCCTGGCACCGTCCATCGACCTCTCCTACGACTCGTCATCCGTGGACGGCAGGAACTCGGCGCAGAACTCCCAGTCCTCGTGGATCGGTGACGGCTGGGACTACCAGCCGGGCTTCATCGAGCGGTCCTACAAGAGCTGCTCGAAGGACGGCATCACCAGCAGCGGCGACATGTGCTGGGGCGGCCAGAACGCCACCATCAGCCTCCAGGGGCACTCCGGCACGCTGGTGCACGACGACGCGACCGGCGTGTGGCACCTGCAGGGTGACGACGGCTCGAAGGTCGAGCAGCTGACCGGGGCTCCCAACGGACTGCCGACCGGTGAGTACTGGCGGGTGACCACGGGAGACGGCACCCAGTACTACTTCGGGCAGAACCACCTGCCCGGTGGGGACGGCACCGACCCGGCCTCCAACTCCGCCTGGAGCGAGCCGGTCTACTCCCCCAACAGCGGCGACCCGTGCAACAGCGCCGCCACTGGCCAGGCTTCCTGGTGCACCATGGGCTGGCGCTGGAACCTCGACTACGTCGTCGACGTGCACCAGGACCTGATCAGCTACGCCTACGGGACCGAGAGCAACCAGTACAACCGCGGCGGTGGACAGAACAGCGGCAGCGGCACGATGACCTCCTATGTGCGCGGCGGCTACCTCAAGCAGATCGCCTACGGCCAGCGCCTGCCGGAACAGGTCGCGGCGCACGGCTCGCTCCAGGCCGCCGACCTGGTGAATTTCGGCACAGCCGAGCGGTGCCTGCCCTCCGGAAGCATCACCTGCACCGACGCCCAGCGCACCACGGCTAATGCGAACTACTGGCCGGACGTCCCACTCGACCAGGTCTGCGACGGCACCACCACCTGCACCAACTACAGCCCGTCCTTCTTCACCACCAAGCGTCTGACCTCGATCTCCACCCAGGTCCTGGTGGGTTCCTCCTACAGCAGTCCCCCCGTGGACTCGTGGGCCCTGTCGCAGTCGCTGCGCGACCCGGGCGACGGGACGAAGGCGTCGCTGTGGCTGGACTCTGTCGTCCGCACCGGTGCCACCGGCGGTACCGCTGTCTCGCTGCCCGCGGTGACCTTCACACCCGTCGAACTCGCGAACCGGGTCGACGGCCTGGTGCCCGCAGCGCCGCAGTTCAACCGTCCCCGGATCCAGCAGATCACCACCGAGACCGGTGGCCAGATCAACGTCATCTACTCCTCACCGGCCTGCTCGCGGGTGAATGGCATCATGCCGTCCTCCGAGGACGGCAACACCAGGGCGTGCATGCCCGTGAAGTGGTACCTCCCTGGATCAAGTTCGACGACGCCGGTCAACGACTGGTTCAACAAGTACCTGGTCACCGCGGTGACCGAGCAGGACGCGGTCACCGGCTCGCTCATCAAGTCGACCAACTACACGTACAACGGTGATGCAGCCTGGCACCGCAACGACGCCGAGTTCACCGACTCTGCCACCCGCACCTGGGACAACTTCCGGGGCTACTCCTCCGTCACCACCACGACCGGTAGTGCCTACCCGGGCGAAGCTCCCAAGACCCAGCAGACCATCACCTACCTGCGCGGCATGGACGGCGACTACAAGGCCGACGGGTCCCAGCGCAGTGTGAGCGTCACCAGCCCGCTCGGTCCCGTCGTCACCGACAGCGACTGGCTTGCCGGTTCCCAGCTGGCCACCCAGAACTACAGCCAGGCCGGTGGCCAGCTGCAGTCCATGACCGGCACCACCAGCAACGGTCAGCAGACCACTGCCACCCACGCGCAATCCGGTGGCATGCCACCCCTCGTCGCCCGCTACCCGGCCTCGCAGGCCACGACTATCAGCAAGTCACTGCTCGCCGACGGCACATGGCGCACCACCACAACCAGCTACACCAGTGACCCGGCCCACGGCGGCCGGCCGGTACAGACCGACGACCTGGGCGACGGAACGGCCGCCACCCCCGAGATCTGTACCACCAGCAGCTACGCCACCAGCAGCAACCCGATGCTGCTCACCACGGTCTTGAGCGAGAAGAAGGCCGTGACCGGCCCCTGCGGGACCACAGCGACAGCGGCCAACACGGTCTCGGACACCCGAACCCTTTACGACGGGCAGCAGTTCGGCCAGGCAGGCGCCCTGGGCGAGGCAACCAGCGCCCAGGTCCTGGACCACTACGACACCAGTGGCAACCCCGTCTACGCCAACACCGGCAGCACCACCTTCGACGTGTACGGCCGGGCCCAGAGCACCGGCACGACCGATGGCTCCACCTATGCCGCGTCGGGCGCACAACTGACCGGCGCGACCACGCCGGTCGCTACGACCAGCACCGCCTACACCCCGGCGACCGGGGCCATCCCCACCTCCGTCAAGACGACCGGACCGCTTGGCTGGATCAGCACCGTCACCCAGGACCCCGGGCGCTCCCTGCCACTGACGGCCACCGACCCCAACGGCCGGGTGACCACCGAGCAGTACGACGGCCTCGGCCGCCTGGCAGCCGTCTGGACGCCGGACCGCGCCACCAACCTCAGCGCCAGCATCGCCTACACATACGCGATCAACGGCACCACCGCACCCTCGGTCGTCACCACCCGCACCCTGCGCGAAACCTTGCCCGGCAGTACCGACTTCTCCTGGAAGACCGAGCTCTACGACGGCCTCGGACGCCTGAAGCAGACCCAGACGACGCTTCCCACCGGAGGCGCCGGCCGCCTGATCTCCGACACCGCCTACGACTCGCACGGTTGGGCGATCAAAACCTCGGCGCCCTACTACGACCCCACCACCCTGCCCAACGGAACCATCTTCAGCGCGCAGGACTCGCAGATCCCCTCGCAGACCTGGATCAGCTACGACGGCATGGGCCGGGTCACCAGCAGCGCCTTCATGTCCTTCGCCCAGCCGCAGTGGAGTACCACCACCGCCTACCCCGGCGCGGACCGCACCGATGTCACCCCGCCTCAGGGCGCGACTCCCACCAGCACCGTCACCGATGCCCGCGGCCAGACCACTGCCCTGTGGCAGTACCGCACCCCGACGGCGACCGGCCACTCAACTGACGCCGACGTCACCAACTACACCTACACACCTGCCGGGCAGCCCGCCACCCGCACCGACACCTCCGGCAACACCTGGTCCTACAGCTACGACCAGCGCGGACGGCAGACCTCGGCCACTGACCCGGACACCGGCACCAGCCAGACGTTCTACAACGCCGACTCCCAGGTCGACCACACAACCGACGCCAAGGGCAACACCCTCGCCTACAGCTACGACCTGCTCGGCCGCAAAACCGCCATGTACAACGGCAGCGTCGCACCGGCCAACCAGCTGGCCGGCTGGACCTACGACACCCTGGCCGACGGCCAACTGACCTCCTCCACCCGCTATGTGGGCGGAGCGAGCGGCCAGGCCTACACCGAGGCAACCACCGGCTACGACACCGCCTACCGCCCGCTGGGCACCAGCGTCACCATCCCGGCCAGTGAAGGCGCCCTCACCGGCACCTACACGACCACCAACACCTACAACCCGGTCCTGGGCACCCTCGCCAAGACCACCCTGCCCGCGCTCGGCGGCCTGCCCGCCGAAACCGTTGGGTACCACTACACGACCACCGGCTCCATGATCTTCTCTGCCGGCAACGACTACCTGGTCACCCGCGTCCTCTACGACGCCTACGGCAACCCGATCCGCACGACCCTCGGTGGCCCCGGGGCCCAGGTCGTCTCCACCCAGCAGTACGACGACGCAACCGGACGCGTCGTCAACTCCTGGATCGACCGCCAGAGCGGCACCGTCTCCGTCGACCAGACCGGCTACACCTACAACCCCGCAGGCCAGATCACCTCCGCCAGCGACCGGCAGGACTCGTCGGCCACCGATACCCAGTGCTACACCTACGACTACCTCGGCCGACTCACCAACGCCTGGACCGACACCGGCACCATCACCACCAAGCCCGCCGGCGCCTGGACCGACACCTCGGGAGCCGGCCAAGGCACTGGTACACCGGCCTCCGTCCCCGGAATCGGCTCCTGCACCAACGCCACCGGGCCGGCCAAGACCGCAGGAGCAACCTCTGTCGGCGGCCCTGCCCCGTACTGGCAGAGCTACGGCTACGACGCCTCGGGCAACCGCACGAGCCTCACCCAGCACGACATCACGGGCAACACCGCCAACGACACCACCACCACTCAGGCCTTCGCCACCACCCCCAACACCGCGACTGCCGCACCCAACACCGGCGGCGGAACCGGCGGCCCGCACGCGTTGCTCTCCACCACGACCACCGGCCCGGCCGGCACCACCGCCTCGTCCTACCAGTACGACCAGCTCGGCAACACCACCGCCGTCACCAGCACCTCCGGCACCACCTCCCTGACCTGGAACGGTGAGGACCAGCTCGCCTCCGTCAGCACCACCGGCCAGGCCGGCTCCACGAGCTACCTCTACGACGCCGACGGCAACCAGCTCATCCGCCGCGACCCAGGGAAAACCACCCTCAACCTCGGCGCCGACGAGCTCACCCTCGACACCGCCAGCGGCTCCATGAGCGACGTCCGCTACTACAGCTCCCCCGGCGGCGTCACCATCACCCGCGTCACCGCGGCCACCGGCGGCGGCAGCCTCGTCTATCAGGCAGCCGACCCGCACGGCACCAACGGCGTCCAGATCACCACCGGCACCACCCAAACTGTCACCCGCCGGCCCACCGACCCCTTCGGCAACCCCCGCGGCACCCAACCCGCCCCCAACACCTGGTCCGGCGACAAGGGCTTCGTCGGCGGAACCCAAGATCCTGTCACCGGCCTCACCAACCTCGGCGCCCGCGAATACGACCCCGTCCACGGCCGCTTCCTCAACCCCGACCCCCTGCTGGACACTTCAGACCCCCAGCAGTGGAACGGCTACGCCTACAGCGGCAACGACCCCGTCAGCAGCTCCGACCCCACCGGCCGCATGCGGCAGCTCGACTACTACGGCGACAACGTTGACAACGAACCCGCCTGCACCGCTTGCCTGACGGACCCCACCCCTGACACGCATACTCCGATCCCCGACACCAGTGGGTTCGGCAAGCCCGCCAACACCACGACCGGCAACGGCTCGGGCAGCGGTGGCAACAGCAAGCCCAAGAAGAAGTCCACCTTCTTGGGCAACCCGGTCAGCTGGGCCTGGGACCACAAGGCCGACATCGCCGAAACCCTCAACTTCGTCGCGGTCTACAGCAGCTGCATGAGTACTGCCGGGCTGGGCTCCGTGGAGTCATTCGGCGCCACCGCGGTCGCAGGCATAGCCGGGTGTGGCGCCCTGGCAGGCCTGGCCGGCAGCGCAGCCCACAACCTGGCAGACTCCAAGGGGCCACAGGAGAGCAATCTTGCCGGGGCCGTCAACGGCGCGTACGGCGCCGTCGTGGCCGCAGGGGCCGGGGTCGCCCTCAAACCCATCCTGGGCAAGGTTGCGGACTCGTTGGCTTCCTGCAGCAACAGCTTCCCGGCCGGAACCCCTGTCCTGCTCGCTGACGGCACGACCAAACCGATCAACAAAGTCACCGAAGGCGACAAGGTCGCCGCCAGCGACCCGCAGACCGGTTCCTCAGCCGCCGAGCCTGTGACGCACACCATCACGACACCCGATGACCAGGAATTCACCGACCTCACCCTGCTCACGGCCCCTGACGGTAAGCCGACCGTACTCACCTCCACCCAGCACCACCCGCTCTGGGACGTAACAACCGGACGCTGGACCAACGCCTCCGACGTCCACCCCGGAGACCAGCTCCACACTGCCAACGGAACAACCGTCACAGTCCAGGCAATCCGCAACTACCACACCGAACCCAGGACCGCCTACAACCTCACCGTCGCCCAGCTCCACACGTACTATGTACTCGCCGGGACCACGCCAGTGCTCGTGCATAACAGCTGCGGGCCAGTCGCGAATAACAAGCCCGGCGATCTGGCACTTGAGATGATGGAGGCCGACTTTGCGGGAGTAACTCCCATGACGGCGGGCACTCCGGAGTTTGCCCAGGCCACCAGCGGTGGTGGCCGCTTCCTGTGGGCGGTTGGAGAAGATGGTGCCTTGCACGTCATTCCGGACGCGCCTGGCCTTCATCACACGGTAATGACTGGCGGAAATTCTGTCATCGGTGCAGGCCAGGTCACGATCACAAGTCGCGGCGTGGTTTCATCCATTGACAACATGACTGGCCACTACACTCCATGCCCTGAATGTGCGGCAAAATTTCTGCAGCAGGGCGTCAGTGCATTCGAGCAGGCAGGGATTCGAGTGCCCTTGTCAGCCATCAAGGACTACGGCGGGAGGGCCCCGTGA
- a CDS encoding site-specific integrase: protein MTTPDTNPAPAGSRRVRANGDGTVYQRKDGRWEAAGYVLAAGDTRKRIRVYGTSRKDALAQLTEKIAASNRGIAAPTAQGSVAAFLTYWLKTVAVHRLRENTHTRYTACVRLYVIPGLGKKKLAKLTAKDVRTWLDQLRTTCQCCERGLDTARDQPQCCAIGTCCSKRLSPLTLAYVHSVLKSALEHAVREEEIPRNVARNVRMGTPRPRRFEPLTTEEARAFLAATHGHRLHALFELALRTGLRKGELLGLRWEDLDLAGGTASIRRTLQRTNSSGLTALPTKTQSSERRIAVPTPCLRSLEQHRDQQRQERETAGAGWKDSGYVFARPDGSPIEGATLTRHFTALLRRARLRRIRFHDLRHSAATLLLEQGVELVVIKELLGHAHIGVTATVYAHVRLRLQRQAIDTLSNVLRHPADATAEPDGGDDPPLCAGLVR from the coding sequence ATGACCACCCCCGACACCAACCCCGCCCCCGCCGGTTCGCGCAGGGTCCGCGCCAACGGCGACGGCACCGTCTACCAGCGCAAGGACGGCCGCTGGGAAGCTGCCGGATACGTCCTCGCCGCAGGCGACACCCGCAAGCGCATCCGTGTCTACGGCACCTCGAGGAAGGACGCGCTGGCCCAGCTGACCGAGAAGATCGCCGCCAGCAACCGCGGCATAGCCGCCCCCACCGCCCAGGGCAGCGTCGCAGCCTTCCTCACCTACTGGCTGAAGACCGTCGCCGTTCACCGACTCCGCGAGAACACCCACACCCGTTACACCGCCTGCGTGCGCCTGTACGTCATCCCCGGCCTCGGCAAGAAGAAGCTCGCCAAACTCACCGCCAAGGACGTCCGCACCTGGCTCGACCAACTCCGCACCACCTGCCAGTGCTGCGAACGCGGCCTCGACACCGCCCGCGACCAGCCGCAGTGCTGCGCCATCGGAACGTGCTGTTCCAAGCGCCTCTCACCGCTGACCCTGGCCTACGTTCACTCCGTCCTCAAGTCCGCCCTGGAACACGCCGTCCGCGAGGAGGAGATCCCGCGCAACGTCGCCCGCAACGTCCGCATGGGCACACCCCGCCCCCGCCGCTTCGAACCCCTCACCACCGAGGAGGCGCGCGCGTTCCTCGCCGCCACCCACGGCCACCGGCTGCACGCGCTGTTCGAACTCGCCCTGCGCACCGGGCTCCGCAAGGGCGAACTCCTCGGCCTGCGCTGGGAAGACCTCGACCTGGCCGGCGGAACCGCCAGCATCCGCCGCACCCTCCAGCGCACCAACTCCAGCGGCCTGACCGCCCTGCCAACCAAGACCCAGAGTTCCGAGCGGCGCATCGCCGTGCCCACGCCGTGCCTGCGCTCCCTCGAACAGCACCGCGACCAGCAGCGCCAGGAACGCGAAACGGCGGGCGCGGGCTGGAAGGACAGCGGCTACGTCTTCGCCCGGCCCGACGGCTCCCCGATCGAAGGGGCCACCCTCACCCGGCACTTCACCGCCCTGCTCCGCCGGGCCAGGCTTCGCCGTATCCGCTTCCATGATCTTCGGCACTCGGCGGCGACCCTTCTCCTGGAGCAGGGCGTCGAACTTGTCGTCATCAAGGAGCTGTTGGGCCATGCCCACATCGGGGTGACCGCGACGGTGTACGCCCACGTCCGACTCCGCCTCCAGCGCCAAGCCATCGACACCCTCAGCAACGTACTCCGCCACCCCGCAGACGCCACCGCCGAGCCCGACGGCGGTGACGATCCACCGCTTTGTGCGGGACTCGTCCGCTGA
- a CDS encoding helix-turn-helix domain-containing protein produces MTADAELLTVPEVMAHLKISRSTVYDLIRTRRLASITIGRARRIPAHALTALVHHQLKEAA; encoded by the coding sequence GTGACCGCCGACGCCGAACTCCTCACCGTCCCCGAGGTCATGGCCCACCTCAAGATCAGCCGCTCCACCGTCTACGACCTCATCCGCACCCGGCGACTGGCCTCGATCACCATCGGCCGCGCCCGCCGCATCCCCGCCCATGCCCTGACCGCCCTCGTCCACCACCAACTCAAAGAGGCAGCCTGA
- a CDS encoding replication initiator, which translates to MPAQLQLPTPATTSTPASTAFAAPARTTSPDTSANRNSALERRARLTARLAKLAAAGHLAPLARQIGSLGGCARPIRMTGHRTRLDTATGQILDHLESRHLPAGELLVWCGNRRTTRCPACSTLYRYDTYQLIAAGLRGGKTVPVSVATHPRVFATLTAPGFGPVHNQPAAAPCTCGTRHADGDRLLGTPLNPERYDYTGAVLWNAHAPALWARFNSHLRREIANAAGLPQRTLRHHATLSYAKVAEYQKRGQIHFHTVIRIDGPTGPNSTPPTWATTQLLDHAIRAAAKRTRVQHQRTSEVGEADGSQSPESTVFRFGRQIDVRAVRSIDFTGDGPVTDRHVAAYIAKYATKGAETTTGTLDRRLRFLAELAQHDLTDHARRMIHTAWHLGVKPQHTHLRLRQWAHMLGFRGHFSTRTRRYSTTLTRLRAERTTWRTRQDDATAASTPTDPALLGRHAGQGPAGEGQSVIDRHSDCDDRSALIAGHTDPGPGHHAGHHEKRERSGGADTTLVISHWQYAGTGLLPELAHLADLLATTPRSRTEQPSRPRHARCSGDLAGHTTDPLTTAVQTGAIA; encoded by the coding sequence ATGCCCGCGCAGCTCCAACTCCCCACCCCCGCAACCACCTCCACTCCCGCCAGCACGGCGTTCGCCGCACCGGCGCGCACCACCAGCCCCGACACGTCCGCGAACAGGAACTCGGCCCTGGAACGCCGGGCGCGGCTGACCGCCAGGCTGGCCAAACTCGCCGCCGCCGGACACCTCGCGCCCCTGGCCCGCCAGATCGGCTCACTGGGCGGCTGCGCCCGCCCGATCCGCATGACCGGACACCGCACCCGCCTGGACACCGCCACCGGCCAGATCCTCGACCACCTCGAAAGCCGCCACCTGCCCGCCGGCGAACTCCTGGTGTGGTGCGGCAACCGCCGCACCACCCGCTGCCCGGCCTGCTCCACCCTCTACCGCTACGACACCTACCAGCTCATCGCCGCCGGACTGCGCGGCGGCAAGACCGTCCCGGTCAGCGTCGCCACCCACCCCCGGGTCTTCGCCACCCTCACCGCCCCCGGCTTCGGCCCCGTCCACAACCAGCCCGCTGCCGCCCCCTGCACCTGCGGCACCCGGCACGCCGACGGCGACCGACTCCTCGGCACGCCGCTCAACCCGGAGCGGTATGACTACACCGGCGCGGTGCTGTGGAACGCCCACGCGCCTGCTCTGTGGGCCCGCTTCAACAGCCACCTGCGCCGCGAGATCGCCAACGCCGCAGGACTGCCCCAGCGCACCCTGCGCCACCACGCCACGCTCTCCTACGCCAAGGTCGCCGAATACCAAAAGCGCGGCCAGATCCACTTCCACACCGTCATCCGTATCGACGGACCCACCGGCCCCAACAGCACCCCACCCACCTGGGCCACCACCCAGCTCCTCGACCACGCCATCCGCGCCGCCGCCAAGCGCACCCGCGTCCAGCACCAGCGCACCTCCGAGGTCGGGGAGGCCGACGGGTCACAGTCGCCGGAGTCGACCGTGTTCCGGTTCGGGCGACAGATCGACGTCCGCGCGGTCCGCAGCATCGACTTCACCGGCGACGGCCCAGTCACCGACCGGCACGTCGCCGCCTACATCGCCAAGTACGCCACCAAGGGCGCCGAGACCACCACCGGCACCCTCGACCGCCGACTGCGCTTCCTGGCCGAACTCGCCCAGCATGACCTTACCGACCACGCCCGCCGCATGATCCACACCGCCTGGCACCTCGGCGTCAAGCCTCAGCACACCCACCTCCGCCTGCGCCAGTGGGCCCACATGCTCGGCTTCCGAGGCCACTTCTCCACCCGCACCCGCCGCTACTCCACCACCCTCACCCGCCTCCGAGCCGAACGCACCACTTGGCGAACCCGCCAAGACGACGCCACCGCTGCCTCGACGCCGACCGACCCGGCCTTGCTCGGCCGACACGCAGGCCAGGGACCGGCCGGTGAGGGCCAGTCGGTCATTGACCGGCACAGTGACTGCGATGACCGCAGTGCCCTGATCGCCGGTCACACCGACCCCGGCCCCGGTCACCACGCCGGTCACCACGAGAAGCGCGAGCGATCCGGCGGCGCGGACACGACTCTGGTGATCTCGCACTGGCAGTACGCGGGAACCGGCCTCCTGCCCGAACTCGCCCACCTCGCTGACCTCCTGGCCACCACACCGCGCTCCCGGACCGAGCAACCGAGCCGCCCCCGGCATGCGCGGTGCTCCGGTGACCTGGCCGGTCACACCACCGACCCGCTGACCACCGCCGTCCAGACGGGGGCCATCGCGTGA
- a CDS encoding winged helix-turn-helix domain-containing protein, with translation MLLTFEVIAEALRERIRSGLLKPGDALPTQAVLMAEYGASSLSVQKAMALLKQDGYAISRPGKGAFVAHPDADGDSGDGEAGDTPVGGTAARVEALELALAETLEQLTALRARVEALEAGGTELGC, from the coding sequence GTGCTGCTGACGTTCGAGGTCATCGCCGAGGCCCTGCGGGAACGGATCCGCTCCGGGTTGCTGAAGCCCGGGGACGCGCTGCCGACGCAGGCCGTGTTGATGGCGGAGTACGGGGCCTCCAGCCTGTCCGTGCAGAAGGCCATGGCCCTGCTGAAGCAGGACGGCTACGCGATCTCCCGCCCCGGCAAGGGAGCCTTCGTCGCCCACCCCGACGCCGACGGTGACTCAGGTGACGGGGAAGCGGGGGACACGCCCGTCGGCGGGACGGCGGCGCGCGTCGAGGCACTGGAGCTGGCACTGGCCGAGACGCTCGAACAGCTCACCGCCCTGCGCGCCCGCGTCGAAGCCCTGGAAGCGGGCGGCACCGAGCTAGGTTGCTGA